The genomic window CATCCGTTCCGGCAAATACCGCTGTCGGTCTTTCTTCTAACTCCGCTATTTTTTCATACGCCTCAATGCCAGAATCATACGAATAGTCCCCTTCGACAATAAGCGCTTCATCGTAAGCGATGCCACGCGCCTCTAACGCGCGGCGATATCCTGCGAGCTTTTTATTATTGATCGGGTCGTTTGCCGGTCCTGTAATATAAGCAACGCGCGCATGCCCTTTTTCCAGTAAATGTGTTACTGCTTCAAACGCTGCCTGCTCGTAATCAATGTTGACAGAAGGAATGAGATGGTTTTCTTCAATCGTCGCCGCAAGCACAATCGGCACATCTGATTTTTGAAATTCGTTCACGTGCTCTTCTGTAATGTTGCCTCCCATGAACAAAATACCGTCCACTTGCTTTGCAAGCATCGTGTTCAATAAATGCAGCTCTTTTTCTTTATTTTGGTCAGAGTTGCTTAAAATGATATTATATTTATACATCGTTGCGATATCTTCAATTCCGCGAGCTAGTTCAGCGAAGAAGATGCTCGAAATGTCAGGGATAATCACGCCAACCGTCGTCGTTTTTTTGCTTGCAAGCCCGCGAGCAACTGCGTTTGGCCGATACCCTAACCGCTCAATTGCTTCCAACACTTTTTTTCTTGTGGATGGCTTCACATTCGGGTTTCCATTGACGACACGCGACACGGTCGCCATCGACACGTTCGCTTCCCTCGCCACATCATAAATCGTTACATTCATTTCCTTTCACTCC from Anoxybacillus amylolyticus includes these protein-coding regions:
- the ccpA gene encoding catabolite control protein A, encoding MNVTIYDVAREANVSMATVSRVVNGNPNVKPSTRKKVLEAIERLGYRPNAVARGLASKKTTTVGVIIPDISSIFFAELARGIEDIATMYKYNIILSNSDQNKEKELHLLNTMLAKQVDGILFMGGNITEEHVNEFQKSDVPIVLAATIEENHLIPSVNIDYEQAAFEAVTHLLEKGHARVAYITGPANDPINNKKLAGYRRALEARGIAYDEALIVEGDYSYDSGIEAYEKIAELEERPTAVFAGTDEMALGIIHGAQDHGMHVPEQLEVIGFDNTRLATMVRPRLTTVVQPMYDIGAVAMRLLTKYMNKERVENHIVVLPHRIEYRQSTK